Proteins encoded by one window of Lacerta agilis isolate rLacAgi1 chromosome 11, rLacAgi1.pri, whole genome shotgun sequence:
- the LOC117054876 gene encoding carnitine O-palmitoyltransferase 2, mitochondrial-like has translation MHRARPRWGAAALWSSAARSRRYWRTVGQLEGIVSEQDTDHHFVHRSTIPTMHFQPSLPRLPIPKLEDTINRYLAAQKPLLNEEEYRNTEKIARKFEAGEGRLIHRDLLEHDRLNKHTSYIAGPWYDMYLSARDPIVLNYNPFITLNPDPKPEYNRQIVRATNLVVSSLKFLNSLKNNYLRPDIYYVNRKWGQSKVFKHFIRILPPSISWYGAYLVNAYPLDMSQYKSLFNSTRIPNLSKDALFTSEFARHLLVMRNGHLYVFEVLDAFGNILHPSEILAHLTQIIYDADRLPQFDLCYLTTEERNTWATLRQELVQKGNEENLKKIDSAVFCLCLDRASPKNELELTHCFLHGYGFNRWFDKSFSLIVTSDGTAGINFEHSWGDGIAVLRFINEVYRDSTEHPALVPHASPALFVTSCDKLEFNMDHTITSAISAARQKFDKKRGMFCVRTLKYKKFGKQYLINQNLSPDAVFQLACQMAFYHKYGKLLPSYEACSTAAFKHGRTETIRPTSVYTKKCTVAFIDQRGKHSPEDMRNMIDECSKYHKRLQLEATLGQGFDRHLFALKYLVQRRGGRMPDIYTDPAYKNINHIIVSTSTLGSEAINHGGFGPVVPDGFGVGYNMFDDWVGSIITSYLEKDSEELIKYLEYTLNDIYDVLEGRSLK, from the exons ATGCACCGAGCGAGGCCCCGGTGGGGCGCCGCGGCCCTGTGGAGCAGCGCGGCCAGGAGCCGCCGCTACTGGAGGACCGTGGGGCAGCTGGAAGGCATCGTGTCGGAGCAGGACACGGACCATCACTTCGTGCACCGGAGCACCATTCCTACCATGCACTTCCAGCCCAGCTTGCCCAG ATTGCCTATTCCAAAACTGGAGGATACTATCAATAGATATTTAGCTGCCCAGAAGCCACTATTGAATGAAGAAGAGTACAG AAATACTGAAAAAATTGCTAGAAAGTTTGAAGCTGGAGAAGGGAGGTTAATACATCGTGATCTTCTGGAACATGATAGACTTAATAAGCATACAAGTTATATAGCAG ggCCCTGGTATGATATGTATCTTTCTGCAAGAGATCCAATTGTTTTAAACTACAACCCTTTTATTACTTTAAATCCTGATCCAAAACCAGAATACAACAGGCAAATAGTGAGAGCAACAAATCTGGTTGTATCATCGTTAAAATTTCTTAACAGCCTGAAGAATAACTATTTGCGGCCAGATATATATTATGTTAATCGCAAATGGGGTCAGAGTAAAGTATTCAAACATTTTATCCGTATTCTTCCACCTAGTATATCCTGGTATGGAGCGTATTTGGTGAATGCATATCCTTTAGACATGTCACAATATAAGTCACTCTTCAACAGCACTAGAATTCCTAATTTAAGCAAAGATGCATTGTTCACAAGTGAATTTGCAAGACATTTGTTGGTGATGAGAAATGGACACCTCTATGTTTTTGAAGTATTGGATGCTTTTGGTAACATTCTAcacccatctgaaatcctggctCATTTAACACAAATAATATACGATGCTGATCGGTTGCCTCAGTTTGATCTTTGCTACCTGACAACTGAAGAGAGAAATACCTGGGCAACACTAAGACAGGAACTTGTTCAAAAAGGTAACGAAGAAAACCTCAAGAAAATTGACAGTGCCGTATTTTGTCTTTGCTTAGATAGAGCTTCCCCCAAAAATGAACTTGAACTCACTCATTGCTTTCTTCATGGATATGGTTTCAATCGCTGGTTTGACAAATCTTTTAGTCTGATTGTCACTAGTGATGGTACTGCAGGAATAAATTTTGAACACTCTTGGGGAGATGGAATTGCAGTTCTGCGTTTTATTAATGAAGTCTATAGAGACAGCACAGAGCACCCGGCTCTTGTACCACATGCCAGTCCAGCTCTATTTGTTACATCATGTGACAAGCTTGAATTTAATATGGATCACACAATAACATCTGCTATAAGTGCTGCACGTCAGAAATTTGATAAAAAAAGGGGAATGTTCTGTGTTCGAACGCTTAAGTATAAAAAGTTTGGAAAACAATATTTAATAAATCAAAATTTGAGCCCCGATGCTGTGTTTCAGCTTGCATGTCAGATGGCTTTCTATCACAAGTATGGAAAACTTCTTCCTTCTTACGAAGCATGTAGTACTGCAGCTTTTAAGCACGGTCGCACTGAAACAATTCGACCAACATCTGTGTACACAAAAAAATGTACAGTTGCATTTATTGATCAACGAGGGAAGCATAGCCCTGAAGATATGAGAAACATGATTGATGAATGTTCGAAGTATCATAAACGCTTGCAGCTGGAAGCTACATTAG GCCAAGGATTTGATCGCCATTTATTTGCCTTGAAGTACCTCGTCCAGCGCAGAGGTGGACGTATGCCTGATATTTATACTGACCCAGCCTACAAAAACATAAACCATATTATAGTTTCAACTAGTACCTTAGGCAGTGAAGCAATTAATCATGGTGGGTTTGGACCAGTTGTGCCAGATGGTTTCGGAGTTGGATATAACATGTTCGATGACTGGGTAGGAAGTATTATAACTAGCTATTTAGAAAAAGACTCAGAAGAACTTATAAAATACCTCGAATATACATTGAATGATATATATGATGTCTTGGAAGGAAGAAGTCTTAAATAG